The Solanum lycopersicum chromosome 9, SLM_r2.1 genome window below encodes:
- the LOC101266255 gene encoding cell division cycle protein 48 homolog, whose product MAKTKNNSAKKKIMSNKAESSDSKGTKKDFSTAILERKKSPNRLVIDEAINDDNSVVSLHPDTMQKLQFFRGDTILIKGKKRKDTICIAIVDDKCDESKIRMNKVVRNNLRVRLGDVVSVHQCPDVKYGKRVHILPIDDSIEGVTGNLFDAYLKPYFVEAYRPVRKGDLFLVRGGMRSVEFKVIETDPAEYCVVAPDTEIFCEGEPVNREDENRLDEVGYDDIGGVRKQMAQIRELVELPLRHPQLFKSIGVKPPKGILLYGPPGSGKTLIARAVANETGAFFFCINGPEIMSKLAGESESNLRKAFEEAEKNAPSIIFIDEIDSIAPKREKTHGEVERRIVSQLLTLMDGLRSRAHVIVMGATNRPNSIDPALRRFGRFDREIDIGVPDEVGRLEVLRIHTKNMKLAEDVDLERICKETHGYVGADLAALCTEAALQCIREKMDVIDLEDESIDAEILNSMAVTNEHFSTALGTSNPSALRETVVEVPNISWEDIGGLENVKRELQETVQYPVEHPEKFEKFGMSPSKGVLFYGPPGCGKTLLAKAIANECQANFISIKGPELLTMWFGESEANVREIFDKARGSAPCVLFFDELDSIATQRGSSRGDAGGAADRVLNQLLTEMDGMNAKKTVFIIGATNRPDIIDPALLRPGRLDQLIYIPLPDEDSRYQIFKACLRKSPLSKDIDLRALAKYTQGFSGADITEICQRACKYAIRENIEKDIERERRRRDNPEAMEEDVNDEVSEIKPAHFEESMKYARRSVSDGDIRKYQAFAQTLQQSRGFGSEFRFAGPTIGPTTGTTDPFATSAGGAADEDELYN is encoded by the exons ATGGCCAAAACCAAAAATAactctgcaaaaaaaaaaatcatgagtAACAAAGCTGAATCATCTGATTC GAAGGGGACTAAGAAGGATTTTAGTACAGCAATTTTGGAGAGGAAGAAATCACCTAATCGTCTTGTCATTGATGAAGCAATCAATGATGATAATTCTGTTGTTTCACTTCATCCTGATACTATGCAAAAGCTCCAGTTTTTTCGTGGTGACACAATTTTGATAAAG ggaaagaaaagaaaagatactATCTGCATTGCCATTGTTGATGACAAGTGTGATGAGTCAAAGATTAGGATGAACAAGGTTGTCAGAAATAACCTTAGGGTTCGTCTTGGTGATGTTGTCTCTGTTCATCAATGCCCTGATGTCAAATATGGTAAACGTGTGCACATTCTTCCAATTGATGACAGCATTGAGGGGGTTACAGGAAATCTGTTTGATGCTTACTTGAAAC CCTATTTCGTTGAAGCATATCGACCAGTGAGGAAGGGTGATCTATTTCTTGTAAGAGGAGGAATGAGAAGTGTAGAATTCAAGGTTATTGAAACTGATCCAGCTGAATATTGTGTTGTCGCCCCAGATACTGAGATATTCTGTGAGGGTGAACCTGTAAACAGAGAAGATGAGAATCGGTTAGATGAGGTTGGTTATGATGACATTGGTGGCGTgcgtaaacaaatggctcagaTCCGCGAGCTTGTTGAGCTTCCGTTGAGGCATCCACAACTGTTCAAATCTATTGGTGTGAAACCTCCCAAAGGAATTCTCTTGTATGGACCTCCTGGATCAGGGAAGACATTGATAGCGCGAGCAGTTGCTAATGAGACTGGTGCGTTCTTCTTTTGTATTAATGGACCAGAGATCATGTCCAAATTGGCAGGAGAAAGTGAAAGCAATCTCAGGAAAGCATTTGAGGAAGCTGAGAAGAATGCaccttcaattatttttattgatgaaattgatTCAATAGCTCCTAAACGTGAGAAGACTCATGGAGAGGTCGAGAGGAGGATTGTTTCTCAGCTCTTGACTCTCATGGATGGTCTCAGATCACGTGCCCACGTAATTGTCATGGGTGCCACTAATCGCCCTAATAGTATTGACCCCGCCCTAAGAAGGTTTGGCAGATTCGATAGGGAGATAGATATTGGTGTcccggatgaagtcgggcgtctTGAGGTGCTTCGTATCCATACAAAGAACATGAAGCTCGCTGAAGAT GTTGATTTGGAAAGGATTTGCAAAGAAACACATGGTTATGTTGGTGCGGATTTGGCAGCTTTGTGTACTGAGGCTGCACTTCAGTGCATCAGAGAGAAGATGGATGTGATTGATTTGGAAGATGAATCTATCGACGCAGAGATATTAAATTCAATGGCTGTGACCAACGAGCACTTCTCAACTGCTCTTGGGACAAGCAATCCATCTGCCCTGCGTGAAACT GTTGTTGAAGTTCCTAATATCTCCTGGGAGGACATTGGAGGCCTTGAGAATGTCAAGCGTGAGCTTCAAGAG aCTGTTCAATATCCTGTGGAACATCCCGAGAAGTTCGAGAAGTTTGGTATGTCTCCTTCTAAGGGTGTTCTCTTCTATGGGCCACCTGGATGCGGGAAAACTTTGTTGGCGAAGGCTATTGCAAACGAATGCCAGGCCAATTTTATTAGTATCAAGGGTCCAGAATTGCTTACCATGTGGTTTGGAGAGAGCGAAGCCAATGTTAGAGAAATATTCGATAAGGCTCGAGGGTCTGCTCCTTGTGTCCTGTTTTTTGATGAATTGGACTCGATTGCTACTCAG AGAGGCAGTAGCAGAGGAGATGCCGGGGGAGCTGCTGATAGAGTTTTGAATCAACTCCTCACTGAAATGGATGGTATGAATGCCAAGAAAACGGTTTTCATCATCGGTGCCACCAACAGGCCTGACATTATTGATCCTGCACTTCTACGTCCCGGTCGTCTTGACCAATTGATTTACATTCCTCTTCCTGACGAGGATTCCCGCTATCAAATTTTCAAGGCATGCCTGCGGAAATCACCCCTTTCTAAGGATATCGATCTCAGAGCTCTTGCAAAATATACGCAAGGGTTCAGCGGAGCTGACATTACAGAGATCTGTCAACGTGCATGCAAATACGCTATCCGAGAGAACATTGAGAAA GATATTGAGAGGGAGAGAAGGAGAAGGGATAATCCGGAAGCTATGGAGGAAGACGTTAACGATGAAGTATCTGAGATCAAGCCTGCTCACTTTGAGGAATCAATGAAGTACGCTCGAAGGAGTGTGAGTGATGGTGATATCCGCAAGTATCAAGCGTTTGCTCAGACGTTGCAGCAGTCCCGAGGGTTTGGTTCTGAGTTCCGGTTTGCAGGTCCCACCATCGGTCCCACCACCGGAACTACTGATCCCTTTGCAACTTCTGCTGGTGGTGCAGCAGATGAAGATGAGCTGTATAACTAG